One segment of Pangasianodon hypophthalmus isolate fPanHyp1 chromosome 10, fPanHyp1.pri, whole genome shotgun sequence DNA contains the following:
- the stmn4l gene encoding stathmin-like 4, like, giving the protein MTLAAYREKMKELPLVAYFCSCILPEPKEKTTKKTHQGVVDLNLCLIRDMEVIELNKRSSGQAFEVILRPPSFDGQREFNPTIPPRRDPSLEEIQKKLDAAEERRKGQEAELLKHLAEKREHEREVAQKAVEEHNNFIKMAKEKLEQRMEINKENREAHIAAMLERLQEKEKHAEEVP; this is encoded by the exons ATGACTCTCGcag CCTACAGAGAGAAGATGAAGGAGCTCCCCCTGGTGGCCTACTTCTGCTCTTGCATCCTTCCAGAGCCTAAAGAGAAAACCACCAAAAAAACTCaccaag GCGTGGTGGATCTGAACCTGTGCCTTATCAGGGACATGGAGGTGATCGAGCTGAACAAGCGTTCCTCAGGTCAGGCCTTCGAGGTCATCCTGAGGCCGCCGTCGTTCGACGGTCAGAGAGAGTTTAATCCCACCATCCCGCCCCGCAGAGACCCCTCGCTGGAGGAGATCCAGAAAAAGCTGGACGCTgcggaggagaggaggaag ggtcAGGAGGCCGAACTTCTGAAACATTTGGCTGAAAAGCGAGAGCACGAGCGTGAAGTGGCTCAGAAAGCCGTGGAGGAACACAACAACTTCATCAAAATGGCCAAAGAGAAGCTGGAGCAGAGGATGGAGATCAACAAGGAGAACAGAGAAGCTCACATCGCTGCCATGCTCGAGCGCCTGCAGGAGAAG GAGAAACACGCTGAGGAG GTGCCTTGA